agggataattacaaaaataaatggatCACAGTTCCCAATCTCATTCCCAAAATATCGCCTGACATTTCGGTATCTATACGTGACTTTCAATTTTTCCTTATCAACAAAGACACGCCCACAATTTGTAAGCTTGCTCATTACGACGATGTCCGACTGCTTCCAAGTCTTCGAGCCCCTTTGATGGACCCCACGTGTGGGAAAAGAGTCCACTGACTCTTTGTCCCGTCCAAACTGTGCGTGTGTAGGGACAACCAGTAAGCAGAAGTTTTTGACTTTTTGTCGTGGAGGCTCGAGGGTGCTCGCGCTTTCCTCCCACCCTGCCCTTTTGTCAGACgacaaaattaataatatagatAATGATAGgttcatttatttattgttttacagtgtatttaaatttttatttattattattttatttattaaataaaataataataaaagcttATCATTATCCCAATAATATTTTCGGCTTTACTGTCCCTGTTGAACGCACGTGCCCATTCACCCCACTATGTCTGTAAATAAAACAGTGCAGTGTTCCATTTCGACTCAAAATCCTAGTGCCatagttattaacttattatattggCCAACGTAAAAATCTTTATCAACGTTCCGTTTGTATTGAGATATTAGaagttcataattttatatttattgaatacaatattattataatatttttttttaatattattattatttaaaatttaaaaaattgaattatttaatatattttacgtagaaatttagaagaattgtaataatgaaatgagatgagatgaaatgaattgagatcaaTTCGATTGTGGGTAGGAAATAACATGtatgttatttaaatattaaggttttatttattaaatttaaaatttatcttataaattatattatattatataaacattttattaaatatattttatgtataaatttaataatagaatttttcaaagtagaatatataaaagaagtaataaatgatattttatgagataaatttcaatttataaaagatatataaCTTAATATATTGGAATATtgcttttatttaaaatgtttttcaaaacttttttatttgaaattgtgAGGTGGAGAATGGAGATTCCCTTGGAAATAAAAGTAAGATGGAGAGTGGCTGATCCGTGATCGATCGCTTCTTAGCCAAAGAGATCGAATCACGACAAAATGAGTTTCTGTGCTTCATGCTTTGTCACATTCCCAAACTCGCATCTAGGCTCATAAAGTTATCATGCAATCGCAGTGTATACTTGTCTGAGAAATGCTATTTTAAaggttttatattatataatttaatttataagatttaaattttaaaatttatttttaaaattaatttataccAAATAGATAATATACGCTGCAGAggttttagaatataattatataaataaattttcaataagTTAAAACATAGGCACAACCGTGTATGGTAGGGTAGGCAttacaatattaaataaaaaaataaaagaaaagtgttacaatatgaaaatttgaataaaaataaatttataaattaaagtattatgctagatttattttattgtaaaaataattttataattcgaTATATCAATTAATTctgttaatttatgaatttattttttgaaaattactttattattacaacattaaaagaaaatcataaatgGACTGAAAGGTTGCGGAGTGCCCTCAAACACTCTGTCCTGATTtgcttaatattattcataaataaataaataataattgctGGATAAGACAGAAGCTAGCGAGCACGCATTGTACTGTTGCGGGCCCATGATTTAGGAGacgtttaaatgttaaattaagttgaattgaattaaattgaattgaaatgataaaatattattagaatattatttattattattattattattattattattttaagatttaaaaaattgaattgtttattatattttatattaaaatttaaaaaaattataattataaattaaaataaattgagatagatttatttttcaaacgaAGGTAGACAACGTAGCCTCCCGCTCCATCAAGGAGTCCCACTCATACAAACTTACCCCATACTGATCACCCTGTGGTCCTACCTTCTACTACCTTCTAGGAAACTTCGTTATGGGATTTTTTTAACATGACTAGTTGGGTTTGGATAGTCTTTTATcacatcttttttttatcttattttattattataatttttttaaatatttatataaaatataataaataattcaaattttttaaattttaaaataataataatattttatttaatttttaactttatctcaactcatctcaatttactattcaaacagAACCTAATGCCTAGTTTGAATTTAGAGttgatttcaattcatctcatctcatttaatcattataatttttttaaattcacacacaaaatataataaacaatttaattttttcaaattttaaaataataataatattaaaaattaatattctaataatattttatttaactttcaacttttatcttaactttCACCTaacaaagttaaattattttatctgattttgatgtattgatttttcaaatatgGTCAACAGATTAGAGGGGATTTCATCCAAGATGGACACTAATATTAGGCCCTCATCCAATATTAATAGGAGGAAAGAAAGAAGTCTCAGAACGAATAATATTAGGCATATTTAGGTATATTGAACCTGTCAATGGTCATTCAATTAAAGGTGTGTGATCATTGCACCCAAAAGtaaaagaattattctttctttacttcattttaaaaaaaaaattattaaaacctACAAAACTTTACTTATtattcaaataagaaaaaagtataacttataaatttacatCGATGTCATaggagtaatgctagatattgTTTTAAAGTATGCAAGTATAGCGTATTCCCTTTGTCGAGCTGTCGTTGTCTACCTATGCTTGGGGAGAAGCTGTGGCCTTGGGTACTTTCCCAAGGGTTTGGACCTCAATAGGATCGGGTTTCAGCTCCCGAGTGTAACAATCTCTTGCCAACTTTTGTTGCCGCGTATCTCTTCCACTCCTATGGGGTCGAAAATTTTATCTTGAGATGATAGGTAGATGTTACCACTCTGATGTGGTTCAAAGTTGGTTGCCCCAGGATTGCGTTGTAGGCGGAGGGGCTTTTACTACAAGGAAGTCCACCATAGCTACTCTTGCCAGAATAGATAAGGTGATAGCTCCAACTGATTGGATCATATCCCTGGTAAAATCATTGAGCAGGGATGGAGCTAGACGCAATCGGTCGGGTGTGATCCTTGTGAGGACTTGGGACAGCCCTGGTAACCCAAACAGCCTAGGAGGAATGGCCCAAGACAGGAGTCCCAACAACAGGACAGGAGACCGAGCCACATGACACCCCTGACAAAGGCGCCCCAACCCTGACACGATGGAATGACCTAGCACCCAAATGCACAAACAGTCAGAGGCATCCTCATCTCTGACACAGCTATCAGGATGCAACAGGTGGGCAAGCAAGCCTGCCCAGGCCACACCGCGTTTAATGATGAGGAACGAGTACGCATGGCAGGGCCATGTCGCATTCAGGCATCCTGGGGTCAGTACGAAACGACACGCCCACCTAGGTGTCAGCAACAACCTAGTGCGGACCTGACAAGTTTGACCAGATGCAGGAAGTTGATAGGGACGCGTGATCCGATACGGATCCGCACACTCTTCACAACCACTTCGGAACAGACTCATTTCAAGTATAAATACTCCTCTTCCTACCAAGAAGggggtttctctctctcaaactagAAAATTATTGCTATCTCATTCTAATATctattcttccttcttcttccatAGTCTTAGACTAATTTAAGTGTCAAAGTATCGCAACTCCCGAACTCTCCCGTTCTCTTTCTTGAAGGGAAGAGCCCGAATGTTGTCAATGTGAAGTGGCCAAGGCACACGAAACATGATATCAATACTAATTATAAAtagaacaaaaattttaaaatcttatcgGGATTTTCGAACTTTCACTGTAATTTTAACCTAGTaaagaattgaataaaagaCATCCACTTATCTAGTTCGTCTCGAAGAACAAGGAACGAGCCCTCTTTGAGATTTTGCGGGGTTGATAATGACTTGACAGTTGGCAATTATGATTTGGGGAGGTTTACCGTTTAGCGGCATGGCCTACACCATTTATAAgcgaagaagaaaaaaaaaaaaagggttttctgAACCAAACCCATCTCTCTGCTCTCCTAGAAATTaattgaacaaaacaaaacaaaacgaaaGAACACAAAAAAAGTCGGTTATATGTATCCTGATCTCTCGATTAATTAGAGACGGGCTCACTGACATGTCAAAATCGTCTcccaaaaaataaggaaaataaataagttaaaaattttctctttatttattattcactGTTCTACACTtctacatcttataaaaaatacttacatatcttataaaaaatatatatataaataaagagtgTGAAattgaataatgactgatgcataacattactcataaataaataatccttAAGAGGCAAATAGTTTTCTAACTTTGCCAATGAATCTTCTACAAACAGGACACGTCTTGTTTTCTCCATTgaaaatcctgaaaaaaaatcacaaggTTTTGGGTATAAAAGAGATTATAGTTGAATAAGTACTGTAATATTGTGTGTAAAAGTTGAATCTCTTGGGATATCATACCTCTGAGCACAGACATAACAGGTAGCACAGTGGCCACaaggaacaaagaaacaatTACGTCGTTCATCATAGCAAATTACGCATACTTTTTTGTCATACAAGTCTTCTTGGGAACTAATATGACTACATGATCCAACACCATTATCGTTACGAATTCCTGACTCCAAATCTTCTTCACAAGTTCCATACGAGAATTGCACTGTCTTTCCTCGCCATAATGGATTTGTTTCAGTACTTTGATCTCCTGCTTCCTCTCTGGTCCTCTCCTCATCAAACCCTTCAAAGTACTTCATTAACATAAATATAACGATCACCAGCAATACTGCACCATAGTgaaaatcatcatcatttatatatacgTGGATGCATGCCAATTGAGATCCTGATCTATAATTTCTTGATGAAATCGAATGATTCAATACAAAGAACTAAACACAATATTACATACTCATGGGAAGTTAGTACAGTCTCAGTGTTCTATATGAAGAGCTACAATGATGTGTTTATCTCTCTATAATTAAACCATTATATATACTCAAATTGACAATTGAAAAAGACTTATGTTCAGTGCATGTAATTTTAATTGTGTCACTTATGTTGGGTTTCTATGTGTGGAGTCTATAATTAAACCAACATGAGTTTCATATGCCATGCGATTATAAGAGATCATGAGACTTGCCTAAAATTGCAATATAGGCGACAAGACGTGCCACGAAAGAGAGCGTAACGCACCATTCAGCAAAATCATCCTGCAACtatttagaaggaaaaaaaaaaatcagtcacCTTCAAATTATCGGTACTGTAGTTGGATATGTTGGGAATATTTTTATCTAACGGTCAAAGCTACGTACAGCCAACATGAGGCTAGCTAGTGATATTAGTGTCATACTTCGCTGGACTTGGTTAGATTATAGGATTGAGAGCCGGCTGCCAAGTGGAGATTTATTCTGTTCAGCACTCGTATAGTGGAACTCATGATGCTTTTGGCTAGCTGTCTTTGCTCCGGCTGCCTTGCTTTTCTTACAAATTCAAAttaatctgaaaaaaaaataaagggaaaaaaaaagggttgctGCACATGAGACTGAAACATGGTAGTTGATAAATCAGCTGTAGGTTTCATTGcacaaatgaaaacaaaatattgCATGGGTTAGACAATTATTTTCAAgtattctcaaattattttattattatttacaaattattttataattattttcaaacaatttcattactatCAACAGATATTCtgaaatattgtaattaataCCGACATTTGCTCACAGGTCATGTATATTCACAAAACATGCATAGGTCTAAATTTTAACTACTAGTATCGATCTTTAGCGCTAGCTCTTCCAACATTAATTTAGGAGATAATGTTGCAGATTCAAACTGAACCATGGAGAAGCGTCTCATATTGCTGATCTCCGGCTAGCCGGCCAAGAAATCCACAACATAAAATAATCGAATCTACTTCTCATTCTCTTGTCCACTTTCCCTGCCACAACccctaaacttttaaaaatacaGAGAGAAAAGGGTTCCTACATTACCTCAAAAAGATCTTGGAGTTTTCATGTTCGGCTCGGACGTTCCTGGAGAATCCATGGAAAAAACACCCATTTTTCAAGTGGAGATGACAATGCCTGAACAATGGCTGCACCTTTACTGTTCGAGCCTTAATGCGAAAATTCAGCAAGGAAGAAGAATCGCAATGCTTAAAGATTGTGAGTAAGGGGAATGAGTGCacaatgcatgcatgaatgggagaagaaagggaaaaaagtgCGAAATAAAAGCCTCATGTATCTGAAAAATTTGGTAGCAACCTAACAAGCTGTCCGAGTATCATATTTATTAGAATTTAGATGAAATTAAGGAAGAAAGA
Above is a genomic segment from Juglans microcarpa x Juglans regia isolate MS1-56 chromosome 1D, Jm3101_v1.0, whole genome shotgun sequence containing:
- the LOC121251427 gene encoding E3 ubiquitin-protein ligase APD2 isoform X1, producing the protein MSSTIRVLNRINLHLAAGSQSYNLTKSSELQDDFAEWCVTLSFVARLVAYIAILVLLVIVIFMLMKYFEGFDEERTREEAGDQSTETNPLWRGKTVQFSYGTCEEDLESGIRNDNGVGSCSHISSQEDLYDKKVCVICYDERRNCFFVPCGHCATCYVCAQRIFNGENKTCPVCRRFIGKVRKLFAS
- the LOC121251427 gene encoding E3 ubiquitin-protein ligase APD2 isoform X2; amino-acid sequence: MSSTIRVLNRINLHLAAGSQSYNLTKSSEDDFAEWCVTLSFVARLVAYIAILVLLVIVIFMLMKYFEGFDEERTREEAGDQSTETNPLWRGKTVQFSYGTCEEDLESGIRNDNGVGSCSHISSQEDLYDKKVCVICYDERRNCFFVPCGHCATCYVCAQRIFNGENKTCPVCRRFIGKVRKLFAS